The Geovibrio ferrireducens nucleotide sequence TGAGCGCCTGAGCGAGTGAGACCTTTTTAGCCATGCCGCCGGAGAGTTCACCCATTTTCATGTTGTAATCATGTATTCCCAGCTCGCCCAGAACAGATTTTACGCTGTATTCATATCCCCATGCGTTTTTTGCATCCAGTTCTGCCATGAGTTTATGCAGTTCCGGGCTGTCGGTATGACAAAGCTGTTCGTAGCGCTTTATAAGGCGCATTGTCGGCGTGTCGGACTTGAAGATATAGTCGATCACACTGACATGAGGCAATACATCAGGTAACTGCGATAAATAATTTATGGAGCATGATTTATTGATAGCGATATTTCCGCCGTCAGCCTCTTCAATCCCTGCGATAATCTTAAGCAGGGTTGATTTGCCGCTGCCGTTTATGCCGATTATGGCGGCTTTGTCACCCTCATTCAGCCCGAAGGTTACGTTCTCGAATATTGTCCTGTCGCCATAGTTTTTCTTAAGTTTTTCGATTGATAAAAGATTCATAGGAGAGAATTATTATATATCTTCCCATGATTTGGCAATAAAAAAGCCCGTGAGAAACGAATCTCACGGGCTTTTGCGGGCGTTATTGAGGAGGTTACTGGCTTACTGTCACTCCGAGGAAGTTTGCCATAGCCTTGAATATGAATGTGTTGTCAATGATTTTGGTTACACCTTCGTCATACATCTTACCGTTGTATTTGCTGAAGGTTTCACCTGCAAAATCACCTTTTGCGTACACAGAGACAAGCTCGTTGGTGTGTCCGCCTGTTCCGTAGAATACTTCTCCGTCAGGGTAAATATTGCTGCCGCACCATGTACCGGGGCAGGGAGCAACATAGCTCTGCTGAGCGGGAAGGTCGCCGAGGCCGGGTTTCAGCGTATTGTTCAGCCTGAGGAAGCTGTTTCCGTGGTCGGATGTGACTATGAGAAGTGTGTTGGACCAGTCGATGTTGTCGCCGGGCTGATCAACGAACTCCATAGCTTTCTTAACTGCGTATTCAAGGTCGATTACGCCGCCCACCATGCCTTTGTAATCGTTTGCATGGTTTGTCCAGTCTATGTCTCCCTGTTCAACCATAAGGAAGAATCCGTTGGAGTTCTGCGCAAGAACCCTGAGAGCCGCTTCGGTTGAATCAGCCAGAAGGGGGCTTTCGGAATCAGTAGCTGCGAATGTGGGTGCTCCGGGAGTGTCTGTGACTGTGGGGGTGGCAACCTGTCCGCCTGTACCGCCGAAGAGACCGAAGAGTTTTTTCTTAGCCGTTACCGCACTGTCAGCAGCGCTGAGAAGTGAAGTTCCGCCTGTCACACCGTTTGTTCTCTCCACAAAAATGTAACCTTTATCTGCCTTTATAGCGTTGTAGGAAGCCTGAGTGATGTACTGATAGTTCGGTGCGGAAGGAGTGCCTACATATGAGGGGTGTCCTGCGCCGATTACTACATCGGGTCTTGTTGTTGTGATTATTTCCGCGGCTATTTCACCATAGTTGTTTCTGCTAACATTATGGGATACGAAAGCGGCAGGAGTGGCGTGTGAGAAGGGAACAGTGGTGACCACGCCAATTGCTCCTTTTCTCTGAGATTTGACTTTTTCAGCTATGGTTTTAAGGTTTCCGCCAGCCAGATCACCGGGGAGCCATGCGATGTTGCCGTCAACCGTTTTGTTGCCTGTGGCAAGGGCAGTGCCTGCGGATGCGGAGTCTGTCGCCGCATATCTGCGGATGTACTCTTCCTCAAGCTGGGGGTAAGAGTAGCTTCCTGCAACTGCTACATCGTAGCCGACTATGCCGTACTCGATCCTGTTGTTCATCTTAGCAACAGAGTAGAGGTCTTTGCCTTTTGCTGCTGCGTATGAGTTGTAAGTGTCAATATCCCATGTTGTGCAGTTTGCTTTGAAATCGAAAGAATGGAAAGAGAGCGCTTCGGGGTTATTTATGCCAAACATATAACGTGAAGCGGCTATTTCGTGAGCCTTCTGCATACCGTCACCGATAAAGAGGATTACGTTGCGGTTTGCATCAGCAATCGATTTCATTACTCTGAAAAGGTCTGTATTGTCTATGAGTGCCGTTCCGTGGTAGAGAACGCCCTGACGCGCAGTGAGCTTGCTGATGTCCGCGCCTTTTGCATAAACAGATACAAGCTCGTTAGTGTGTCCGCCTGTTCCGTAGAATACTTCGCCGTCAGGATAAACATAGCTGCCGCAATAGTTTCCGGCAGGGCAGTTGGAGACTGTCTTAACTTCCTGCAGGGGAAGATCGCCGAGACCATTGGTTTTGCCTCTGTTGAATCTCAGGTAGCTGTTGCCGTGGTCGGAAGTGACTATGATTGTGGTGTTTGCCCAGCTCATGCCGTTAACGCCGTTATCAATCATCTCTTCCGCTTTTTCCACTGCGTAGTGAAGGTCAAGCACACCGCCCACCATTCCTTTGTAATCGTTGGAGTGGTTTGTCCAGTCAATGTCACCCTGTTCAAGCATGACAAAGAAACCGCCTGCGCCGCCGCCTGAACTGAGAACAGTAAGCGCCGCCTCAGTGGATTCGGCAAGAACGGGGCTCTCATTCTCTGTCTTTGTGAAAGAGGGTGTGCCGGGAGTATCAGTAACTGTGGGAGTGGCTATCTGCCCGCCTGCGCTGCCGAACACTCCGAAAAGTCCTGTTCCGTTTGTCACGGCGTTAGCAGTTGCTGCTGCAAGGGCTGTTGCGCCGTCAGTGCCTGTGTTCCTCGCAACATATTCATAGGAAGCATCGCCCTGAACAGTGGTAAGCTGAGCGGTTGTAAGGTAGGTTTCGTTATAAACCTGAGGATGACCTCCGCCTATTACCACGTCTGGTTTTGTTACAGTGCTGATTTCAGTGAATATCGCGTGATAGTTGTTTCTGTATACGTTGTGGCTCACAAATGCAGCGGGCGTGGCGTGCGAGATAGGCACTGTTGTAACAACGCCTATTTTGCCGGGTGTTGTCTTAGCCTTGTAGTACTCGGCTATTGTCTGAATCTCGCCGTTAGCAGGGTCGCCTGATTCCCATGCTATGTTGCCTGCATCAGTTTTGACACCTGTTGCTATAGCCGTTCCTGCGGATGCGGAGTCTGTGGCAGCCGCGCCCATTGAGGAATCGAGAAAGTATTTGTCTTTAGTAATTGATGAAAGCCCCATCTGAAGGACATCGAAGCCTGTTCTGCCGCTGAAAGTATCTGCTGCGTAGCTTGCTTCGCTTCTTTCTGATGCGAGGGTGTTATAAGCGGTTACATCCCATGTGGTTGCGTAGTTGGAGTAGGGGAATACTGATGAATCCTTCCATACAAGGCTGGTTTCATCGCCGTAGTAATAGCGGCTTGCGGCTGCTTCGTGCTCTTCGTGCATACCGTCGCCTATAAAAAGGATTACATGTTTGGGAAGCGCCCATGCGTCTTCGCCGTCCTGTCCGTCTTTTCCTGTGCTTCCGTCATTTCCGTCCGAACCGCAGGCGGCAAGAACACTGAGAGTAAGAACGAGAAGCAGTAACTTAAAAAGTTTCGTTTTCAATTTAAGTCCTCCGTAAGTTTTTTGGTGTAACAACCAAGCAGGAGGATAAGTGAAAAATGTTAGACATGTGTTATGTGATTATCGTATTTATTAAATGTTGCTAATTATAAATTAACTCTTTAATCACATGTACTTAATCATAATCTACAGATACAGAGTCTCAGTGTCATAACTTCGTCAGAATACGTAATAAGAAAGTTTTTTAATTAGCAAATGATTACATTTTGGTGTTAAGTCTGTGATAAAATAAATGTCAGAAATGGAGAGAAAAAAGAAAGGGGGCTTAACAATAGCCCCCTTGTTTGATTATATGTTTCTTAATTCGTTTATTCAGGCTTCTGAGATTTGACTTTGTCACCGTCAGCGTCAACGGCAACAGCTTCTATGCGTCTGTTTTCCGCTCTGCCTTCAACAGTATCGTTTGAAGCAACAGGTTTTGTCTCTCCGTAGCCTTTTGAAGTGATTCTTCCGGATTCAACACCTTGTTTAACGAGGGCAGCCGCAACGGCTTTCGCTCTTTTTTCAGAGAGTTTCTGGTTATAGGCATCGCTGCCTTTGCTGTCTGTATGCCCCTGAATTTCCACATTAAGAACGGGAGTAGCCTTCATGAAATCGGCAAATTCCTGAATTTTTGCCATACCGGCCGCATCTATCACATCACTGTTATTTGCGAAGTTGATGAGGAGTTTCATGCTTTTGAAGCAGCCTTTTTCATTCACACTGTAGCCCATAGGAGTGCCGGGGCACTGGTCCTCATCATCGTAAACGCCGTCTCCGTCTGAATCAACCGGAGCAGCAACAACAGCGGCAGCTTCTTTTTTCTCATCAGCAACAGCAGCGGCCATAGGAGCGGGCTCCTCAACAGGTGCAGCAGCAACCGCAGCAGGAGCGGGTTCAGCAGCTTTTACAGCGGCTTTCTCTTTTACGCCGAAGAAGTATGCTAAAGACACAGCCATAAGCTGGTCGTGTTTGCCTTCGCCGAAGTAGATGTTTTTGAAGGAAACATCACCGCCGAAATTTTTGGTGAAGAGGTATTTAAGACCGCCGCCAACGGCAAGTCCTGTATCAGTATCATCTGCTATGCGCGCTTCGATACCGGCCTGAAGGAAGGGAAGAAGCGCCCTGTCCATAGCGGGTCTGAAATGATAAACGGCGTGAAGTCCGGGAGTGAACACATCCTCAGAGCCGCTTTTAGAGTCATACTCAGCATCAGCATAGCCGCCGGAAAGTTCCGCAGCCCAATGTTCAGTGATGAAGTATCCGAGTTTAAGTCCGGCTTCTACATCATTTTTCAGATCAGATTTGTCGTCAAATGCTTTGTAGCCGGAATAGGGGCCGAAATAGTAAGCGCCTTTCATTTCATATGCGGCGGCGCTTACGACCGTTACCGCACATACAAGCAGTGCTGCGAGAAGTTTTTTCATCTTTCACCTCGGATAAACATTATCTTAATTATAACAAATATTAAACGGGTGTAAAGTAAATTACGCTATGAATTTTTTGAAGGTAAAAATAACATTTTATGAAAAAATTCAGGCTTCATTGCTCTTATTATCCTCTGAATAAGGATTACAATAATCAGTGAGAAAATTATTCTGCCCCAGAATATGCCTGACAGGTGTCCGCCAACCACCATCAGAAGAAGGGTATCCTCTATGAGGCTGTGGCAGAGACCCAGAAGTGAGATGGAGAAAAATATATCCTCCTCACTGAGCTTACCGCTCTTTGCCTCATTTATTATCATCCCGCCGGCGTAGGAAAGGCCTATGGTGAGCCCGAATATGGTGAGGGTGGACGCGCGGGCGCTCACTCCCAGAAAGCGGAGCACAGGCCCCAGAAGGTTTTCCATCAGCTTCATAAGCCCCAGAGCATGGAGAATCCGCATGACGACAACAAGTGTGAATATAATGCAGGTTATCCAGAAGAGGTTTTTCACCTCTCCCATAGCCCACGCGCTGAGTGTATTATCACGCACAGGGGGAGCCCAGAGGATTTTAAGAGGCTCCTGAAGCGTACCGGTTGCGGAGTATATAACATTGAGCAGCCAACCGTAAACAACAGCACCCCCCATTCGCAGAACCAGCATTGCACGGAGTCTGGGGCCAGATTTGCGCATAATCTGGAGTTCAACAGGCATGGAATGAGCTATAAGAACAATTGATGCGAATATCGTTGCCTGAGCAACTGTAAGGTTCAGACCGTCTGACAGGCTTACGAAAACTATGATTCCGCCGTATATGTTTGTAAAAAGGGCAGTTGCCCATGCCAAGCCCAGTTCACCCGGCAGACCGATAAACTTCATAAAAGGGTTGAGAACCGCGGAGAGGATTTTAATGATCCCCAGTTCAGAGAGAACTTTTACAGCAATTATGACCGGAATCATAATCCTGAAAAGTGTTTTGCAGATGTTGTAAGTTTCTTTGAGTAATTCTGAAACCAGTTTTATCATCAGTTACTTTAACACACCCGCATTAAACGGGCAAGACGCTAAAACGGATTTAACCGATGGAAATTGTCAGCATTTTCTCTTCTATTTCGTCTTTTCTTTCCTGAGCAGCTTTCACACTGTCAAACCCTATATGACCTTCAACAGCGCAAAATGCATCATCATCAAATATATCAAAGCAGTTTTCAGTTTTTTCGGAATTGTTTTCAGAGGACACAAACTCACCTCACAGGTTTGATAGTAAATACTATACAACTGTGAAATAAAAAGAAAAGAGAAAATAAACAAAACATGTTTTATTGTTTTATTTTTAAATTACGTCTATTTGCTGCTCTCCGGAAAAAGGCTTAACGGCGTTTCAGGGGTTCCCGCATAAAAGACAATTATTTCCGCAGGAGTATCTCCTGTATTTTCCCCTTTGTGCCACGTGTTTACGACTTCAACTATCGCTTCTCCGGCTTTAAGATGCAGGATGTCGCCGTTTTCGGCGGTAACTTTCAGTTCCCCGGAAACAAGCACCCCGACATTGATAACCGGATGCTTATGCAGCGGAAGGACAGCTCCGGCCGGAATAGTTATCTTAAGAACAGTGACTTCCGGCTGTCCGTCAGGATAGCGGGGGAGGGGTTTGCCGTCCCAGCTTGAGCCTGTTGCGGCAAGAGTTACAGCTTTAACGGATGGGGATTCTGCTCCGAAAGCTGAGGTACAGAATGCAAAAAGAAATATAATGATGAGTTTTTTCATACAGTTGCCTCAAAATGAAAAGCGGGCAGGATACCCCCGCCCGCGCTATAGTTAAATATCTGCTTTATAAACCTCTTTTCCGTTCTTGAAGGTAAGAACGCAGAGCCCCTTCAGGGTTTTGTTCATGTACGGCGTGTTTGTTGATTTTGATTTATTCAGTTTGCTGTCAAAAACATATTCCCTGTCGGGGTCTATAACCGCTATATCCGCAAGCGCTCCTTCTTCTATGATTCCTCTGCCTTTCAGGCGGAGAAGGCGCGCCGGAGCATAGCTGCAAAGCCTTGAAAAGTCGTTTTCGTTTATGATCCCTTCGCGGACAAGGTTCAGCGTGAGCGGAACCAGAGTCTGGAGCCCTGTTATACCGAACGGGGCGAGGTCAAACTCCTGAAACTTCTCATCCCTGCTGTGGGGTGCGTGATCCGTGGCTATGCAGTCTATTGTTCCGTCCATGAGGCCTTCCTTCATGGCTTTAACATCATCGGCACTGCGCAGGGGAGGGTTCATCTTGCAGTTTGTGTCGTAAGAGAGAAGCTCTTTATCGGTGAGTGAGAAGTGGTGCGGCGTAACCTCGCAGGTTACGTTCAGACCCTTCGATTTGCCCCATCTCACAAGCTCAACGCCGTATCTGGTGCTGATGTGGCATATGTGCACATGCCCGCCTGTGAGCTTGGCGAGGAGAATGTCACGGGCTATCATAATCTCTTCCGTTTCCGAAGGTATTCCGCGCAGACCGGTTATGGCAGATACCTCTCCCTCGTGTATAACACCTTCGCCCGCAAGCTGTTTGTCCTCGCTGTGGCTGAGTATCATTCCGCCGAAGCCGGAGACATATTCCAGAGCCCTGCGCATAACATCCGAGCCGAGAACAGGCTTGCCGTCATCGGAAAAGGCGCATGCGCCCGCGCTGAACATATCGCCCATCTCCGTGAGCTCTTCACCGTGCATTCCTTTGGTAACGGCGCCTACAGGGAGAATATCGCATATACCCAGTTCTTTGCCTTTGTCCACCATATATTTTGTAATAAAGGCATTATCGTTTACCGGCTTGGTGTTTGCCATGGGGCATACTGCTGTCACACCGCCAGCTGCTGCCGCATATGAGCCGGAAATGATGTCCTCTTTATATTCCAGGCCGGGATCACGGAAATGAACATGCATATCTATAAGACCGGGAAGAACCATTTTCCCTTTGAGGTCATAGGTTTTATCAGCCGCCGGGGTGTCGTCGGTGAGCGATTTTATTATGCCGTCCTCAATGAGGATATTTTTGGTAAGCGTTCTGTCGTGGTTGATTATCTTACAGTTTGTAAGGAGTGTTTTCATTGTTCGATACCTCTCTGACCTGTTCCCAGCGTGTAAAGCACAGCCATTCTCACCGCCACGCCGCTTTCCACCTGCGGGAGGATTACAGACTGGCCGCAGTCCGCTATTTCACTTGATATTTCAACCCCGCGGTTAATGGGTCCGGGGTGCATTACTATGGCATTGTTGGAGAGTTTAAGTCTCGCGGCGTTCAGCCCGAAGTATCTGGCGTATTCCTTCACAGAAGGCAGAAGCAGCTTGCCCTGACGCTCTCTCTGGATGCGGAGGGTCATTATAACATCCGCCCCTTCAACAGCTTCCTCCATATTACTGCATATTTTAGCACCGAAAGGGTCAGTGCAGCGTGGTAGCATGGTTTTCGGCCCGAAGAGGCGGAGATTTATGCCGACTTTGGGCATAGCCCATATGTTTGAGCGGGCAACCCTGCTGTGGGTTATGTCGCCGATGATGGCCACATTAAGCCCCTCAAGCCTGCCTTTGTGCTGTTTTATGGTAAGCATGTCCAGAAGCGACTGGGTAGGGTGTTCGTTAAGGCCGTCTCCGGCGTTCACGACAGATGCCTTCGTATTTTCCGCTATGAACTTAACCGCGCCGCTGTAGGCATGGCGGACAACGAAAATGTCCGTGCTCATGGCTTCAATATTGTGCACAGTGTCTATCAGGGTTTCGCCTTTGGCTGTGCTGCTGGCTGATGCGGAAAAGTTTACGGTATCAGCGGAGAGCCTCTTGCCCGCTATCTCAAAGGAGGTTCTCGTGCGGGTGGAGTTCTCAAAGAAAAGGTTCACAACTGTTTTCCCTTTGAGAGTAGGGACTTTTTTCACATCTCTGTGGTTTATCTCCCTGAAATTTTCCGCAGTGTCCAGAAGATGAAGAATCTCTTCTTTTGAGAGGTCTATCATCCCTAAAAGGTCTTTTCTGCTGTATGACATTTGCCTGCTCCTAATAAATTAGAGAATTATTTTTTTATTATGCAAACAGAGTCCGCTCCGGCGGTTTCTCTGAAATTTACCTGAACACTTTCGCTCAGCGCGGTGGGAACGGACTTCCCCGTGAAATCCGGCTGAATAGGCAGCTCCCTGTGGCCTCTGTCTATGAGGGCGGCCAGGCTGATTTTCGAGGGTCTGCCGAAATCCGTGAGGGCATCAAGGGCTGCTCTCACCGTTCTTCCGGTGAAAACAACATCATCAACAAGGATGATGTATCTGCCTGTCACGCTGAAAGAGATCTCTGTTCCTCTGATAACAGGGAAGTCTGCAATCTGCGTCTGTGAGAGGTCATCACGGTAGAGAGTGATGTCCAGATACCCTACATCCGGCTTTTTCCCGCTGTGTTTTGCGATTTCATCCGCAATTCTG carries:
- a CDS encoding alkaline phosphatase, which translates into the protein MKTKLFKLLLLVLTLSVLAACGSDGNDGSTGKDGQDGEDAWALPKHVILFIGDGMHEEHEAAASRYYYGDETSLVWKDSSVFPYSNYATTWDVTAYNTLASERSEASYAADTFSGRTGFDVLQMGLSSITKDKYFLDSSMGAAATDSASAGTAIATGVKTDAGNIAWESGDPANGEIQTIAEYYKAKTTPGKIGVVTTVPISHATPAAFVSHNVYRNNYHAIFTEISTVTKPDVVIGGGHPQVYNETYLTTAQLTTVQGDASYEYVARNTGTDGATALAAATANAVTNGTGLFGVFGSAGGQIATPTVTDTPGTPSFTKTENESPVLAESTEAALTVLSSGGGAGGFFVMLEQGDIDWTNHSNDYKGMVGGVLDLHYAVEKAEEMIDNGVNGMSWANTTIIVTSDHGNSYLRFNRGKTNGLGDLPLQEVKTVSNCPAGNYCGSYVYPDGEVFYGTGGHTNELVSVYAKGADISKLTARQGVLYHGTALIDNTDLFRVMKSIADANRNVILFIGDGMQKAHEIAASRYMFGINNPEALSFHSFDFKANCTTWDIDTYNSYAAAKGKDLYSVAKMNNRIEYGIVGYDVAVAGSYSYPQLEEEYIRRYAATDSASAGTALATGNKTVDGNIAWLPGDLAGGNLKTIAEKVKSQRKGAIGVVTTVPFSHATPAAFVSHNVSRNNYGEIAAEIITTTRPDVVIGAGHPSYVGTPSAPNYQYITQASYNAIKADKGYIFVERTNGVTGGTSLLSAADSAVTAKKKLFGLFGGTGGQVATPTVTDTPGAPTFAATDSESPLLADSTEAALRVLAQNSNGFFLMVEQGDIDWTNHANDYKGMVGGVIDLEYAVKKAMEFVDQPGDNIDWSNTLLIVTSDHGNSFLRLNNTLKPGLGDLPAQQSYVAPCPGTWCGSNIYPDGEVFYGTGGHTNELVSVYAKGDFAGETFSKYNGKMYDEGVTKIIDNTFIFKAMANFLGVTVSQ
- a CDS encoding OmpA family protein, with protein sequence MKKLLAALLVCAVTVVSAAAYEMKGAYYFGPYSGYKAFDDKSDLKNDVEAGLKLGYFITEHWAAELSGGYADAEYDSKSGSEDVFTPGLHAVYHFRPAMDRALLPFLQAGIEARIADDTDTGLAVGGGLKYLFTKNFGGDVSFKNIYFGEGKHDQLMAVSLAYFFGVKEKAAVKAAEPAPAAVAAAPVEEPAPMAAAVADEKKEAAAVVAAPVDSDGDGVYDDEDQCPGTPMGYSVNEKGCFKSMKLLINFANNSDVIDAAGMAKIQEFADFMKATPVLNVEIQGHTDSKGSDAYNQKLSEKRAKAVAAALVKQGVESGRITSKGYGETKPVASNDTVEGRAENRRIEAVAVDADGDKVKSQKPE
- a CDS encoding nucleoside recognition domain-containing protein → MIKLVSELLKETYNICKTLFRIMIPVIIAVKVLSELGIIKILSAVLNPFMKFIGLPGELGLAWATALFTNIYGGIIVFVSLSDGLNLTVAQATIFASIVLIAHSMPVELQIMRKSGPRLRAMLVLRMGGAVVYGWLLNVIYSATGTLQEPLKILWAPPVRDNTLSAWAMGEVKNLFWITCIIFTLVVVMRILHALGLMKLMENLLGPVLRFLGVSARASTLTIFGLTIGLSYAGGMIINEAKSGKLSEEDIFFSISLLGLCHSLIEDTLLLMVVGGHLSGIFWGRIIFSLIIVILIQRIIRAMKPEFFHKMLFLPSKNS
- a CDS encoding cupin domain-containing protein — protein: MKKLIIIFLFAFCTSAFGAESPSVKAVTLAATGSSWDGKPLPRYPDGQPEVTVLKITIPAGAVLPLHKHPVINVGVLVSGELKVTAENGDILHLKAGEAIVEVVNTWHKGENTGDTPAEIIVFYAGTPETPLSLFPESSK
- a CDS encoding dihydroorotase, yielding MKTLLTNCKIINHDRTLTKNILIEDGIIKSLTDDTPAADKTYDLKGKMVLPGLIDMHVHFRDPGLEYKEDIISGSYAAAAGGVTAVCPMANTKPVNDNAFITKYMVDKGKELGICDILPVGAVTKGMHGEELTEMGDMFSAGACAFSDDGKPVLGSDVMRRALEYVSGFGGMILSHSEDKQLAGEGVIHEGEVSAITGLRGIPSETEEIMIARDILLAKLTGGHVHICHISTRYGVELVRWGKSKGLNVTCEVTPHHFSLTDKELLSYDTNCKMNPPLRSADDVKAMKEGLMDGTIDCIATDHAPHSRDEKFQEFDLAPFGITGLQTLVPLTLNLVREGIINENDFSRLCSYAPARLLRLKGRGIIEEGALADIAVIDPDREYVFDSKLNKSKSTNTPYMNKTLKGLCVLTFKNGKEVYKADI
- a CDS encoding aspartate carbamoyltransferase catalytic subunit, whose translation is MSYSRKDLLGMIDLSKEEILHLLDTAENFREINHRDVKKVPTLKGKTVVNLFFENSTRTRTSFEIAGKRLSADTVNFSASASSTAKGETLIDTVHNIEAMSTDIFVVRHAYSGAVKFIAENTKASVVNAGDGLNEHPTQSLLDMLTIKQHKGRLEGLNVAIIGDITHSRVARSNIWAMPKVGINLRLFGPKTMLPRCTDPFGAKICSNMEEAVEGADVIMTLRIQRERQGKLLLPSVKEYARYFGLNAARLKLSNNAIVMHPGPINRGVEISSEIADCGQSVILPQVESGVAVRMAVLYTLGTGQRGIEQ
- the pyrR gene encoding bifunctional pyr operon transcriptional regulator/uracil phosphoribosyltransferase PyrR, encoding MSHGKEILSSGEMAGMITRMVFQILESARSSDNFGIVGIKSGGDVLARRIADEIAKHSGKKPDVGYLDITLYRDDLSQTQIADFPVIRGTEISFSVTGRYIILVDDVVFTGRTVRAALDALTDFGRPSKISLAALIDRGHRELPIQPDFTGKSVPTALSESVQVNFRETAGADSVCIIKK